A window of the Candidatus Methylomirabilota bacterium genome harbors these coding sequences:
- a CDS encoding ribose-phosphate pyrophosphokinase produces the protein ADDEILVQIFENVRGADVFVIQPTCRPVNENLMELLVIIDALKRASAWRITAVMPYYGYGRQDRKVQPRVPITAKLVADLLTAAGVHRVLTMDLHAGQIQGFFTTPVDHLYAAPVLLRFFEERRLGDAVVVSPDAGGVERARAFAKRLGSPLAFIDKRRTGPNEAKVMHIVGDVEGRDVIIVDDMIDTAGTLTQAVPALLEKGAKRIFASCTHPVLSGPAVERIDGSVLEEVIVTNTIPLPDSSKSKKLTVLSVAPLLGEAISRIHKEESVSSLFV, from the coding sequence CGCTGACGACGAGATCCTGGTCCAGATCTTCGAGAATGTCAGGGGTGCCGACGTCTTCGTGATCCAGCCCACCTGCCGACCCGTCAACGAGAACCTGATGGAACTGTTGGTGATCATTGATGCCTTGAAGCGGGCGTCGGCATGGCGGATTACGGCCGTCATGCCGTACTACGGCTATGGGCGACAGGATCGAAAGGTTCAGCCTCGCGTACCGATCACCGCGAAGCTGGTAGCCGACCTGCTTACGGCGGCTGGGGTGCATCGGGTCTTGACGATGGATCTTCACGCCGGACAGATTCAGGGTTTCTTTACGACCCCCGTCGATCATCTGTATGCCGCTCCGGTTCTCCTCCGATTTTTCGAGGAGCGGAGGTTGGGGGATGCGGTCGTAGTCTCTCCGGATGCAGGCGGTGTGGAACGAGCTCGTGCGTTTGCCAAGCGCCTGGGGAGCCCGCTGGCATTCATCGACAAACGTCGGACGGGTCCCAATGAGGCGAAGGTGATGCACATTGTCGGAGACGTCGAGGGGCGGGACGTCATCATTGTGGACGACATGATTGATACCGCCGGAACCCTCACTCAGGCGGTTCCGGCGCTCCTTGAAAAGGGAGCGAAGCGGATCTTCGCGAGTTGTACGCATCCGGTCCTCTCTGGCCCGGCGGTGGAGCGGATCGACGGATCAGTTCTCGAAGAGGTGATCGTCACGAACACTATCCCGCTTCCCGACAGCAGCAAGTCCAAAAAGCTGACCGTACTCTCTGTGGCGCCGCTGCTGGGGGAGGC